The following are from one region of the Maribacter aquivivus genome:
- a CDS encoding carboxymuconolactone decarboxylase family protein produces MSTFNIPTREEVSENNQVIFDNLKKALGFVPNLYATYANSDTALENYLNFANAKTSLSAKEKEVVNLAVSQVNNCIYCLSAHTAIGKMNGFNDEQILELRAGKASFDSKLNALAQLAKNVTENRGRTDEKVLENYFAAGYTKANLIDTISLVGDKTISNYIHSTTQVAVDFPVAPSL; encoded by the coding sequence ATGAGCACATTTAACATACCAACAAGAGAAGAAGTAAGCGAAAACAATCAAGTAATTTTCGATAACCTTAAAAAAGCATTAGGCTTTGTACCAAACTTATATGCAACCTATGCAAATAGTGATACAGCTTTGGAAAACTATTTAAATTTTGCCAATGCTAAAACATCATTATCAGCTAAAGAAAAAGAGGTTGTAAACCTTGCAGTTAGTCAGGTAAATAACTGTATCTACTGTTTATCTGCACACACGGCAATAGGTAAAATGAACGGATTCAACGACGAGCAAATTCTTGAACTAAGAGCAGGTAAGGCATCATTTGATTCTAAATTAAATGCATTAGCACAATTAGCTAAAAATGTTACTGAAAACAGAGGTCGTACAGACGAAAAAGTTTTAGAAAACTATTTTGCAGCAGGTTATACAAAAGCAAATTTAATTGACACCATTTCATTAGTAGGTGACAAAACAATATCAAACTACATTCATAGCACTACGCAGGTAGCAGTTGATTTTCCTGTAGCACCATCATTATAA
- a CDS encoding DEAD/DEAH box helicase, with protein MQETVFELQDRKTDKELYSYQQGAIQQIFDKFDSEKDDYHLLYQLPTGGGKTVIFSEMVRQYLKNHNKKVLVMTHRIELCNQTSSMLTSFGVVNKVVNSKANLDDHERYSCYVAMVETLNNRLNDDQLDISDVGLVIIDEAHYNSFTKLFKFFENSFVLGVTATPLSSNKDLPMNKNYDELIPGETIENLIANDFLARAEVFQYDMGLTSLEIGSNGDYTVKSSADLYTSPAMLGKLLEAYTKHSKGKKTLIFNNGIETSIQVYHTFEAAGLNIRHLDNTATKKQRKQILKWFKETPDAILTSVSILTTGFDEPTIDTIILNRATKSLTLYYQMIGRGSRVLNNKSKFTVIDLGNNLYRFGPWGADLDWGAIFKSPNFYMDRIKDDEDIESDFKLELSDEVKEEFKNSKETYFDIKETYETATFAGESSKVVLERSIAHHAYMCIENSEDVYDALALAKLLKEDIDNRIHVYGKCISKSTYNFLSWLKDDYQKKLNAYLRENFDTVFEDIHGHPPED; from the coding sequence ATGCAAGAGACAGTTTTTGAATTACAAGATAGAAAAACCGATAAGGAACTTTATAGCTATCAACAAGGAGCAATTCAACAAATTTTTGACAAGTTCGATTCAGAAAAAGATGATTACCATCTTCTATACCAATTACCTACCGGTGGTGGTAAAACAGTGATTTTTTCCGAAATGGTACGTCAGTATTTAAAAAACCATAACAAGAAAGTTTTGGTAATGACGCACCGTATTGAACTTTGTAACCAGACTTCTTCAATGCTAACAAGTTTTGGTGTTGTTAACAAAGTAGTCAATAGTAAAGCAAACCTTGATGACCATGAGCGTTATAGTTGTTATGTAGCCATGGTTGAAACCTTAAATAATAGGTTGAACGATGATCAATTAGATATTTCTGATGTTGGTCTTGTTATTATTGATGAAGCTCACTATAATTCATTCACTAAACTTTTTAAGTTTTTTGAAAATTCTTTTGTTCTAGGTGTTACGGCAACCCCGTTAAGTTCTAATAAGGACTTGCCTATGAATAAAAACTATGATGAGCTTATACCAGGTGAAACCATAGAAAATTTAATAGCTAACGATTTCTTGGCTAGGGCAGAGGTATTTCAGTATGACATGGGACTTACATCTCTAGAAATTGGTTCTAATGGTGATTACACCGTTAAATCATCTGCTGATTTATATACGAGTCCGGCAATGCTTGGCAAGCTTTTAGAAGCTTACACTAAACATTCTAAAGGAAAGAAGACATTAATTTTCAATAACGGTATTGAAACATCTATTCAGGTATATCATACTTTCGAAGCTGCAGGTTTAAATATTAGACACCTTGATAATACTGCTACCAAAAAGCAGCGTAAACAAATATTAAAATGGTTTAAAGAAACACCTGATGCTATTCTAACATCGGTTAGTATTTTAACTACAGGTTTTGATGAACCTACTATTGACACCATTATTTTAAACAGAGCAACAAAATCACTAACACTTTACTACCAAATGATCGGTAGGGGTTCTAGGGTTTTGAATAACAAATCGAAATTTACGGTTATCGATTTAGGTAACAACCTTTATCGTTTTGGACCATGGGGTGCAGATTTAGATTGGGGAGCTATATTTAAGTCTCCTAATTTCTACATGGATCGTATTAAAGACGATGAAGATATTGAAAGTGATTTCAAACTTGAGCTTTCTGATGAAGTTAAAGAAGAATTTAAAAACTCTAAGGAAACTTATTTTGACATTAAAGAAACCTACGAAACGGCAACGTTTGCAGGGGAATCTTCTAAAGTAGTTTTAGAACGTTCTATTGCTCACCATGCGTATATGTGCATAGAAAACAGTGAAGATGTTTATGATGCATTGGCTTTAGCTAAATTACTAAAAGAAGATATTGATAATCGTATTCATGTATACGGAAAATGTATTAGTAAGAGTACCTATAATTTCTTAAGCTGGTTAAAAGATGATTACCAAAAAAAACTAAATGCGTATTTAAGAGAAAATTTTGATACTGTGTTTGAAGATATACATGGGCATCCGCCAGAAGATTAA
- a CDS encoding alkene reductase has translation MNKQALLTPFYKNLDLKNRVVMAPMTRSRAANDGNVPTEDLHVPYYTQRASAGLIITEGSQVSKDAVGYINTAGIYSKEQVEGWKKITTAVHNKGGKIFIQLWHVGRMSHPDFHDGELPLAPSALNPNAKSYTTEGFKDTVTPKAMTIEDIKQTVEDFKNAAINAVEAGFDGVEIHSSNGYLFHQFFNGTSNIRTDEYGGNIENRTRFFFEVLDVMKAVIPQEKIGVRFNPSLNDMFGITLDEETIPTFEYIIKKLNDYDLAYVHLSEPFNDVSNVPFAVEHIAKHFRPLYNGTLMINAGFNQESGNKVIENGNADLVAFGKPFISNPDLLERFEHNYPLAEWDADTFYTPGKEGYIDYPKYSEAN, from the coding sequence ATGAATAAGCAAGCATTATTAACTCCGTTTTATAAAAATTTAGACTTAAAAAATCGTGTTGTAATGGCACCTATGACTCGAAGCAGAGCTGCAAATGATGGTAATGTGCCTACAGAAGATTTACATGTTCCTTATTACACTCAAAGAGCATCTGCAGGATTAATTATTACCGAAGGCTCACAAGTCTCTAAAGATGCCGTAGGTTATATTAACACTGCGGGAATTTATTCTAAAGAACAGGTAGAAGGCTGGAAAAAAATTACAACAGCTGTTCATAATAAAGGTGGAAAAATATTTATTCAATTGTGGCATGTTGGGCGTATGTCTCATCCAGATTTTCATGATGGGGAATTACCATTAGCCCCATCAGCATTAAATCCGAATGCAAAATCTTATACGACTGAAGGATTTAAAGATACCGTGACACCAAAAGCAATGACCATAGAAGACATTAAACAAACGGTAGAAGATTTTAAAAACGCCGCTATCAATGCCGTTGAAGCGGGATTTGACGGAGTGGAAATTCATTCTTCTAACGGATATTTATTTCACCAATTTTTTAATGGCACTTCTAATATTAGAACGGATGAATATGGTGGAAATATAGAAAATAGAACTCGCTTCTTTTTTGAAGTTTTAGACGTTATGAAAGCCGTAATTCCACAAGAAAAAATAGGAGTACGATTTAATCCGTCGTTAAACGATATGTTCGGTATCACTTTAGATGAAGAAACAATACCAACTTTCGAATATATTATCAAGAAATTGAATGATTATGATTTGGCTTATGTTCATTTATCTGAGCCATTTAATGACGTTTCTAATGTGCCATTCGCTGTAGAACATATCGCAAAGCATTTTAGACCTCTATATAATGGAACTCTAATGATCAACGCTGGTTTTAACCAAGAGTCAGGCAACAAGGTAATTGAAAATGGTAATGCAGATTTGGTTGCATTCGGTAAGCCGTTTATTTCTAATCCTGACTTGCTTGAGCGTTTCGAGCATAATTACCCGCTTGCAGAATGGGATGCAGACACTTTTTATACTCCAGGTAAAGAAGGTTATATAGATTATCCAAAATACAGTGAAGCAAACTAA
- a CDS encoding SDR family oxidoreductase — translation MENVLVAGANGTTGKKIVNLLKSSQYFEPVAMVRKEEQREQFEKENIKTVLGDLEKDLSHTVENIDKVIFAAGSGGKKVVEVDQEGAKNLIDVSKKANIKKFVMLSSMGADNPEEANDLKDYLRAKHNADEYLKSANLIHAIVRPGSLTNDAGTGKIKLQSKLNKKGSITRDDVAQTLVRSLHDDAAINSTFEIIQGETLIGKAMDA, via the coding sequence ATGGAAAATGTATTAGTAGCCGGTGCCAATGGTACCACAGGAAAAAAAATAGTAAACCTTTTAAAAAGTTCTCAATATTTTGAACCTGTCGCAATGGTGCGTAAAGAAGAGCAGAGAGAACAGTTTGAAAAAGAAAATATAAAAACAGTACTAGGTGATTTAGAAAAAGATTTATCACATACTGTAGAAAATATAGATAAGGTAATTTTTGCAGCTGGATCTGGTGGTAAAAAAGTAGTTGAAGTTGATCAAGAAGGTGCTAAAAATTTAATCGATGTTTCTAAAAAAGCAAACATTAAAAAGTTTGTAATGCTAAGTTCTATGGGTGCAGATAACCCTGAAGAAGCAAACGATTTAAAAGACTATTTAAGAGCAAAACACAATGCTGACGAATATCTAAAATCTGCGAATTTAATCCATGCCATTGTAAGACCTGGTTCTCTAACAAATGATGCTGGTACAGGTAAAATTAAACTACAATCTAAACTGAACAAAAAAGGTTCTATTACTAGAGATGATGTAGCACAAACCTTAGTAAGGTCGCTACATGATGATGCCGCTATAAATTCAACTTTTGAAATTATACAGGGCGAAACTTTAATAGGGAAAGCTATGGATGCCTAA
- a CDS encoding helix-turn-helix domain-containing protein has translation MQEVFKDFSTGGLLKIGNELLLESYKKPKQAGIYIFIRTTIQKASIEVDGVPYTISEHSLLALTPIQFFRYTEGSDLIVYQFNREFYCIKDHDQEVSCAGLLFFGNAHIPVIDLGEKEQRKFDTLHEVFVDELETQTIQAEMLRMLMARFMIMSTRLLKAKEGFNEAANDVKVDLLRGFNLLVEEYYKSEHSVAFYADKLFKSPKTLSNTFSKFNTTPLQIIHERIILEAKRLLIYTDKTAKEIAYEIGFDDASHLSRLFKNQTQQSPSDFKKQLKKSF, from the coding sequence ATGCAAGAAGTTTTTAAAGATTTTAGTACTGGTGGATTACTTAAAATTGGTAATGAGTTATTATTAGAATCTTATAAAAAACCAAAGCAAGCAGGAATTTATATTTTTATTAGAACCACTATTCAAAAAGCTTCTATAGAAGTAGATGGTGTTCCTTATACAATTTCTGAACATAGTTTATTGGCGTTAACACCTATCCAGTTTTTTCGATATACAGAAGGCAGCGACTTAATTGTATATCAATTTAATAGAGAGTTTTATTGTATTAAAGACCATGATCAAGAAGTAAGCTGTGCCGGATTGTTATTTTTTGGAAATGCCCATATACCTGTAATCGATTTAGGTGAGAAAGAACAACGAAAATTTGATACGTTGCATGAGGTGTTTGTTGATGAATTAGAAACTCAAACCATACAGGCAGAAATGCTTCGTATGCTTATGGCTCGTTTTATGATTATGAGTACAAGATTACTTAAGGCTAAAGAAGGGTTTAACGAAGCTGCCAATGATGTAAAAGTAGATTTGCTCAGAGGCTTCAATTTGTTAGTTGAAGAATACTACAAGTCAGAACATTCGGTTGCTTTTTATGCGGACAAATTGTTTAAATCTCCTAAAACCTTATCCAATACCTTTTCTAAATTTAATACCACTCCCCTACAGATAATTCATGAGCGTATAATTCTTGAGGCAAAGCGATTACTTATCTATACTGATAAGACAGCAAAAGAAATAGCTTATGAAATTGGTTTTGATGATGCCTCGCACTTAAGTCGTCTTTTTAAAAACCAAACACAACAATCTCCATCAGATTTCAAAAAACAACTCAAAAAATCATTTTAG
- a CDS encoding TonB-dependent receptor, which yields MIYSYNRALKLLIFIFLLITSINVEAQNLKGKVTDKEGAALENVGIFNQTSGQHSHTNLSGAFSLPSTTVNDSIYFSNLGFKTFVLVVNQNHFNEGVNIALEESSINLDQVVVVSKVDAMTRFVNIDVQKDPVKSSQEILRKVPGLLIGQHAGGGKAEQIFLRGFDIDHGTDVAISVDGMPVNMVSHAHGQGYADLHFVIPETIDDINFGKGPYYADKGDFNTAGYVDLSLKKSVDKSMITYEAGQFNTNRFVGLFNILKSSKSDGYLASEIYLTDGPFDSPQNFNRVNILGRYHYKDIGKEELTLTASHFQSKWDASGQIPQRAIDQKIIGRFGAIDDTEGGQTSRTNLMFNHTKFLGEDQFLKTRAFLSKYDFELFSNFTFFLEDPINGDQIRQYEDRTIMGAETVFEQIDITVGTDDRFKYAAGIGFRNDNVDDVTLEHTLNRKTSLEQYAFGDVDETNIYAFLNGEYKTGNWTFNPSVRLDYFNFDYENKLSTVYDNKSESKAIVSPKLNTIYAVNRDWQLFLKTGMGFHSNDARVVTANEGRDILPRAYGVDLGTIIKPVDKLVLNATLWGLFLDQEFVYVGDAGIVEPSGKTRRVGVEVGARYQMLDWLYLYSDVNYTYARSTEEADGLDYIPLAPDFTAVGGLSFSDIGNFSGNLNYRYLGDRAANEDNSIVAEGYFVTDLNLNYHIKNWTVGVIVENLFDTEWNETQFATESRLFNETASVEEIHFTPGTPFYLRGKVSVRF from the coding sequence ATGATTTACAGCTATAATCGGGCATTAAAGCTTTTAATATTTATCTTTTTACTTATTACATCAATTAATGTAGAAGCACAGAACCTTAAAGGAAAAGTAACCGATAAAGAGGGCGCCGCTTTAGAAAATGTAGGCATTTTTAATCAAACATCAGGGCAGCACAGCCATACTAATTTATCAGGCGCATTTTCACTTCCTTCGACAACGGTAAATGACTCTATATATTTCTCAAATTTAGGTTTTAAGACTTTTGTGTTGGTAGTAAATCAAAATCATTTTAATGAAGGAGTAAATATAGCGTTAGAAGAATCGAGTATAAACTTAGACCAAGTAGTAGTTGTTTCTAAGGTTGATGCCATGACTAGGTTTGTGAATATAGACGTACAGAAAGATCCTGTAAAATCATCTCAAGAAATACTACGAAAAGTACCCGGATTATTAATTGGGCAACATGCAGGCGGCGGTAAGGCAGAACAAATTTTTTTAAGAGGATTTGATATTGATCACGGTACAGACGTTGCCATTAGCGTTGATGGTATGCCGGTAAACATGGTATCCCATGCTCACGGGCAAGGCTATGCAGATTTACATTTTGTTATTCCAGAAACCATTGATGATATTAATTTCGGAAAAGGACCGTATTATGCTGATAAAGGAGATTTTAATACGGCCGGTTATGTCGATTTAAGTCTTAAGAAAAGTGTAGACAAAAGCATGATTACTTACGAGGCTGGTCAGTTTAATACCAATCGATTTGTTGGGCTTTTTAATATTCTAAAAAGCAGTAAAAGTGATGGGTATTTAGCTTCGGAAATTTATTTAACCGACGGACCTTTTGATTCTCCTCAAAACTTTAACCGAGTAAATATTTTGGGTCGCTATCATTACAAGGATATAGGAAAAGAAGAACTGACATTAACAGCTTCTCATTTTCAAAGTAAGTGGGATGCTTCTGGTCAAATACCGCAAAGAGCAATAGATCAAAAGATTATAGGTCGTTTTGGAGCTATTGATGACACGGAAGGTGGTCAAACAAGTAGAACGAATTTAATGTTTAATCATACCAAATTCTTAGGTGAGGATCAATTTTTAAAGACACGAGCTTTTTTGAGCAAATATGATTTTGAGTTGTTCTCAAATTTTACTTTCTTTTTAGAAGATCCTATTAATGGAGACCAAATACGACAGTATGAAGATAGAACCATTATGGGAGCTGAAACTGTTTTCGAGCAGATTGATATTACTGTAGGTACTGATGACAGATTCAAATATGCTGCAGGAATTGGATTTAGAAATGATAATGTAGATGATGTAACACTTGAGCATACTTTAAATAGAAAAACATCTTTAGAGCAATATGCATTTGGCGATGTGGATGAAACTAATATATATGCGTTCTTAAATGGAGAATATAAAACTGGCAACTGGACATTTAATCCGTCTGTTCGTTTAGATTATTTCAATTTTGATTATGAGAATAAGCTAAGTACAGTTTATGATAACAAAAGTGAAAGCAAGGCAATAGTGAGCCCTAAATTAAATACGATTTATGCTGTAAATAGGGACTGGCAATTATTTTTAAAAACCGGTATGGGCTTTCACTCTAATGATGCACGTGTAGTTACTGCAAACGAAGGCAGAGATATACTTCCAAGAGCATATGGAGTAGATTTGGGAACAATCATTAAACCGGTAGATAAATTAGTGTTGAATGCTACGTTGTGGGGTTTGTTTTTAGATCAAGAATTTGTGTATGTGGGCGATGCCGGTATTGTTGAACCTAGTGGAAAAACAAGAAGAGTTGGTGTAGAAGTTGGTGCGCGATATCAAATGTTAGATTGGTTGTATCTGTATAGTGATGTAAACTACACCTATGCTAGAAGTACAGAAGAAGCAGATGGCTTAGACTACATTCCTTTAGCACCAGATTTTACTGCTGTAGGTGGGTTATCTTTCAGTGATATTGGTAATTTTTCAGGAAACCTAAACTATAGATACTTAGGTGACAGAGCTGCAAATGAAGATAATAGTATTGTTGCAGAAGGTTATTTCGTTACGGATTTAAACCTAAACTACCATATTAAGAACTGGACAGTAGGTGTAATCGTAGAAAACTTATTTGATACTGAATGGAACGAAACCCAGTTCGCTACTGAAAGCAGGTTATTCAATGAAACTGCATCAGTAGAAGAAATTCATTTTACTCCAGGTACTCCGTTTTATTTAAGAGGAAAGGTTTCTGTGCGGTTTTAA